The Hymenobacter sp. 5317J-9 genome has a window encoding:
- a CDS encoding nucleoside phosphorylase encodes MIPSSELILNPDGSIYHLNLLPDHISDTILTVGDPGRVAQVSRHFDSVEFETTHREFVTHVGYYRGKRITVLSTGMGTDNIDIVMNELDALVNIDFMARTVRPQEERMSLRIIRLGTSGSLQADVPLGSMLATEHAVGLDSLAQFYPLMETGLETEVATELQKSLGLPYAPYVVRGSDLLREQLGAGMVMGNTLTCPGFYGPQGRSLRIELRIPDYIERLQNFRHTSAEGEFRLTNFEMETAGYYSLGRLLGHEVLSLNAIVANRATGEFAENAGAVVDAMIEQTLQRLV; translated from the coding sequence ATGATTCCTTCCTCCGAGCTAATCCTGAACCCTGACGGCAGCATTTACCACCTCAACTTGCTGCCCGACCATATTTCCGACACCATCCTCACCGTGGGCGACCCCGGCCGGGTGGCGCAGGTGAGCCGGCATTTCGACTCGGTGGAGTTCGAAACCACGCACCGTGAATTCGTGACCCACGTGGGCTACTACCGCGGCAAGCGCATCACGGTACTCAGCACCGGCATGGGCACCGACAACATCGACATCGTGATGAACGAGCTCGACGCGCTGGTAAACATTGATTTCATGGCCCGTACCGTGCGGCCGCAGGAGGAGCGCATGAGCCTGCGCATCATCCGGCTGGGCACCAGTGGCAGCTTGCAGGCCGATGTGCCCCTCGGGTCGATGCTGGCCACCGAACACGCCGTGGGCCTCGACAGCCTGGCCCAGTTCTACCCGTTGATGGAAACCGGCCTGGAAACCGAAGTGGCCACCGAGCTGCAAAAGTCGCTGGGCTTGCCCTACGCGCCCTATGTGGTGCGCGGCTCCGACCTGCTGCGCGAGCAGTTGGGCGCCGGCATGGTGATGGGCAACACGCTCACCTGCCCTGGCTTCTACGGCCCGCAAGGCCGCAGCCTGCGCATCGAGCTGCGCATTCCGGACTACATCGAGCGTCTGCAAAACTTCCGCCACACGAGCGCCGAGGGCGAATTCCGCCTCACCAACTTTGAAATGGAAACCGCCGGCTACTACTCGCTGGGCCGCCTGCTGGGCCACGAGGTGCTGTCGCTGAACGCCATCGTGGCCAACCGCGCCACTGGCGAGTTCGCGGAAAATGCCGGGGCCGTGGTCGATGCTATGATTGAGCAGACCTTGCAGCGCCTCGTCTGA
- a CDS encoding acyl-CoA reductase — protein sequence MNQSERLAAFVALGQRLASLSPDELTTLAARARNQNAWFDTPNVTAAFAGLAHLLAEEPLRRWAGRYPPEPTTVRKIGVVMAGNIPMVGFHDLLCVLISGHILLAKLSADDTVLMLWLMEELTRIEPRFADFMQVLPRLNAADAFIATGSDNTARYFEYYFGKKPNIIRRNRTSVAVLTGQETREELAKLGPDIFQYYGLGCRNVSKLFVPKDYSFVPLLDALQPFEGVLHHHKYNNNYDYNKSILLVNRVPHFDSGFFLIRPSEALVSPISMVFSAEYTSEIDLVDQLTDIAAQTQCVVSADARFAGSHPFGQAQSPPVDEYADRVDTMEFLAELV from the coding sequence ATGAATCAATCCGAACGACTTGCCGCTTTTGTGGCCCTGGGCCAGCGCCTGGCCTCCCTTTCCCCCGACGAGCTGACGACCCTGGCCGCCCGCGCCCGCAACCAAAACGCCTGGTTCGACACACCCAACGTGACGGCCGCCTTTGCCGGCCTTGCCCACCTGCTGGCCGAGGAGCCCCTGCGCCGCTGGGCCGGCCGCTACCCACCCGAGCCCACCACTGTGCGCAAAATTGGCGTGGTGATGGCCGGCAACATCCCCATGGTGGGCTTTCACGACCTGCTGTGCGTGCTCATCAGCGGCCACATCCTGCTGGCCAAACTCAGCGCCGACGACACCGTGCTCATGCTCTGGCTCATGGAAGAGCTGACGCGCATTGAGCCGCGCTTTGCGGACTTCATGCAGGTGCTGCCGCGCCTCAACGCCGCCGATGCCTTCATTGCCACCGGCTCCGACAACACGGCGCGCTACTTCGAGTACTATTTCGGCAAAAAGCCCAACATCATTCGCCGCAACCGCACCAGTGTGGCCGTGCTCACCGGGCAGGAAACCCGCGAGGAGCTAGCCAAGCTGGGTCCGGACATTTTCCAGTACTACGGCTTAGGCTGCCGCAACGTGAGCAAGCTGTTTGTGCCCAAAGACTACAGCTTTGTGCCCCTGCTTGACGCTCTGCAGCCCTTTGAAGGCGTGCTGCACCACCACAAATACAACAACAACTACGACTATAATAAGAGCATTCTGCTCGTGAACCGCGTGCCGCACTTCGACAGCGGCTTCTTCCTCATTCGGCCCAGCGAAGCATTGGTTTCACCCATTTCAATGGTCTTCTCAGCCGAATACACCAGCGAAATCGACCTCGTCGACCAACTCACCGACATTGCCGCTCAAACGCAGTGCGTGGTTTCGGCCGATGCCCGGTTTGCGGGCAGCCACCCGTTTGGGCAGGCCCAGTCGCCGCCCGTGGACGAGTACGCCGACCGCGTGGACACCATGGAATTCCTGGCGGAACTGGTCTAA
- a CDS encoding 4Fe-4S dicluster domain-containing protein, with amino-acid sequence MAIMITDECINCGACEPECPNNAIYEGGAQWRWADGTTLKEVTTADGAVVSGTAPQTPVSDEYYYIVSDKCTECVGFHEEPQCAAVCPVDCCVDDPDLRETRERLLEKKEWLHIAA; translated from the coding sequence ATGGCCATCATGATAACCGACGAGTGCATCAACTGCGGTGCCTGCGAGCCGGAATGCCCCAACAATGCCATCTACGAAGGCGGCGCCCAATGGCGCTGGGCCGACGGCACCACCCTCAAAGAAGTTACGACCGCCGACGGCGCGGTGGTGTCGGGCACCGCCCCGCAAACCCCGGTTTCCGACGAGTACTACTACATCGTGTCGGATAAGTGCACCGAGTGCGTGGGCTTCCACGAAGAGCCGCAGTGCGCCGCCGTATGCCCCGTCGACTGCTGCGTGGACGACCCCGACCTGCGCGAAACCCGCGAGCGCCTGCTCGAAAAGAAAGAGTGGCTGCACATCGCCGCCTAA
- the paaZ gene encoding phenylacetic acid degradation bifunctional protein PaaZ: MTPTLENYTLGRWMPGAASPQEMLDASTGEVIALANTEGFDFAAILDYGRRVGNTQLRRMTFHERGRMLKALAFHLQEKKEIFYELSYRSGATRADSWIDIEGGIGNLFANASLRRKFPDKPFYVEGEPVGLSKGGTFMAQHLLVPREGVAVHINAYNFPIWGMLEKIAVNLLAGMPAVVKPAVPSAYLTEAVVREIIASGILPEGALQLVVGSGQGILDHVTYQDVVTFTGSAATGRKLRAHPRIIEEAVPFTMEADSLNAAVLGADAKPGTPEFDLFIKEIRKEMTAKCGQKCTAIRRAIVPEAYLEDVQIALGKALAQTTVGHPQAEGVRMGALAGRAQADIFRERVRHLAKNTPIVYGNLEEVELLGKERGADYAKGAFTSPIVLRNDDPFKHLDSHEIEAFGPVVTLMPYRETEEAVTLANMGKGSLVCSLATNDPRTAQDFVLGAATHHGRILVLNGEMAKESTGHGSPLPQLIHGGPGRAGGGQEMGGIRGVEHFMQRVALQGSPSMITAITEVYQTGARQIEKDKHPFQHYFEELEIGQTYTTHRHTVTEADISAFAQVSGDNFYAHVDATSLEGTLFTGRVAHGYYILSKAAGMFVDPRKGPVLLNYGLDECRFTKPVYPGMTIGVTLTVKEKVGQEKRDETDVAKGIVRWLVTVTDETGETVAVATILTMVKKRNQE, translated from the coding sequence ATGACGCCCACCCTCGAAAACTACACCCTCGGCCGCTGGATGCCCGGCGCTGCCTCGCCCCAGGAAATGCTCGACGCCAGCACCGGCGAGGTCATTGCCCTGGCCAACACCGAAGGCTTCGACTTTGCCGCCATCCTTGACTACGGCCGCCGCGTGGGCAACACCCAGCTGCGCCGCATGACCTTCCACGAGCGGGGCCGCATGCTCAAGGCGCTGGCCTTCCATTTGCAGGAAAAAAAGGAGATTTTCTACGAGCTCAGCTACCGCTCCGGCGCCACCCGCGCCGATTCCTGGATTGACATCGAGGGCGGCATCGGCAACCTGTTTGCCAATGCCTCGCTACGCCGCAAGTTTCCCGACAAGCCGTTTTACGTGGAGGGCGAGCCCGTGGGCCTCTCCAAGGGCGGCACCTTCATGGCCCAGCACCTGCTGGTGCCGCGCGAGGGCGTGGCCGTGCACATCAACGCCTACAATTTCCCCATCTGGGGCATGCTCGAAAAAATTGCGGTGAACCTGCTGGCCGGCATGCCCGCCGTGGTGAAGCCCGCCGTGCCCTCGGCCTACCTCACCGAGGCCGTGGTGCGCGAAATTATCGCCTCCGGCATCCTGCCCGAAGGCGCCTTACAACTGGTGGTGGGCTCCGGCCAGGGCATCCTCGACCACGTCACGTACCAAGACGTGGTGACGTTCACGGGTTCGGCTGCCACCGGCCGCAAGCTACGCGCCCACCCGCGCATCATCGAGGAAGCCGTGCCCTTCACCATGGAAGCCGACTCGCTCAACGCCGCCGTGCTGGGCGCGGATGCCAAACCCGGCACCCCGGAATTTGACTTGTTCATCAAGGAAATCCGCAAGGAAATGACGGCCAAGTGCGGGCAGAAATGCACCGCCATTCGCCGCGCCATCGTGCCCGAAGCCTACCTCGAAGACGTGCAGATTGCCTTGGGCAAGGCCTTGGCCCAAACCACCGTGGGCCACCCGCAGGCCGAGGGCGTGCGCATGGGCGCGCTGGCCGGTCGGGCCCAGGCCGACATTTTCCGCGAGCGGGTGCGCCATTTGGCCAAAAACACGCCCATCGTGTACGGCAACCTGGAAGAAGTAGAGCTACTGGGCAAGGAGCGCGGCGCCGACTACGCCAAGGGCGCCTTCACCTCGCCCATCGTGTTGCGCAACGACGACCCCTTCAAGCACCTCGACAGCCACGAAATCGAAGCCTTCGGCCCGGTGGTGACGCTGATGCCTTACCGCGAAACCGAAGAAGCCGTGACCCTGGCCAACATGGGCAAGGGCTCGCTGGTGTGCTCGCTGGCCACCAACGACCCGCGCACCGCCCAGGATTTCGTGCTGGGCGCCGCCACCCACCACGGCCGCATCTTGGTGCTGAACGGCGAAATGGCCAAGGAAAGCACCGGGCACGGCTCGCCGCTGCCGCAGCTCATCCACGGCGGCCCCGGCCGGGCCGGCGGTGGGCAGGAAATGGGCGGCATCCGCGGGGTGGAGCATTTCATGCAGCGCGTGGCCCTGCAAGGCTCGCCGAGCATGATTACGGCCATCACGGAGGTGTACCAGACCGGCGCCCGGCAGATTGAGAAGGACAAGCACCCCTTCCAGCACTACTTCGAGGAACTGGAAATCGGCCAGACCTACACCACGCACCGCCACACCGTGACGGAAGCCGACATTAGTGCCTTCGCGCAGGTATCGGGTGATAATTTCTACGCCCACGTCGACGCCACCTCGCTGGAGGGCACGCTCTTCACCGGCCGCGTGGCCCACGGCTACTACATCCTGAGCAAGGCCGCCGGCATGTTCGTGGACCCGCGCAAAGGCCCTGTGCTGCTCAACTACGGCCTCGACGAGTGCCGCTTCACCAAGCCGGTGTACCCCGGCATGACCATAGGCGTAACGCTGACGGTGAAGGAGAAAGTAGGGCAGGAGAAGCGCGACGAAACCGACGTGGCCAAAGGCATCGTGCGCTGGCTAGTGACCGTGACCGACGAAACCGGCGAAACGGTGGCCGTGGCGACGATTCTGACGATGGTGAAGAAGCGGAATCAGGAGTGA
- a CDS encoding T9SS type A sorting domain-containing protein, which translates to MEAFLTGGQVSGVTNTGSGQSTDGADVLQVFAWDGAKPSFGWNFSGTQTGAQPLEAVLRGLTVKDPDIVSFCDGKFYMAAVYLATIGGIDRVVYEVQAYDPGVNGWVVVIAPTLVDNGSGLSCSSPNLDVDRKNGNAVITFAEGEVYVRALNIPAQTLYPISRVTFSSPGQQSSRQPDVAIFEDQASPGSSVVSVISVSEYTPSGPGGFVSLTLGQGKLADVQAGGTTPAIYYAGGSALYPLTDKLDWPRIAAPSAIYGRLDPADCLIVVRHNDNIGGGDEIHTLAKFSAASSSLIDHVISAPLLARTKGSQLPAVTYIGDGGFVAWQYDDSSNRLLNKNLDVVGTWVNWDGSSNLSGGNLQVANTQTFGAQFAPSVEGRNGATVYDGVLAWHDAAKADLAYKPLHWSTPQLRPARSSASAPLTPQDAEMTNGVGVYPNPAAAEATALVQLGATELAETVQVLDSRTGRQVATLPVAGLRDGVNRLSLPALPAGLYLLRVQTSQGVRVARFSYLP; encoded by the coding sequence GTGGAAGCCTTTCTCACCGGCGGCCAGGTTTCGGGGGTGACAAATACTGGCAGCGGCCAAAGCACGGATGGCGCGGACGTGCTTCAGGTCTTCGCCTGGGACGGCGCGAAGCCTTCCTTCGGCTGGAACTTCTCGGGAACACAGACGGGCGCCCAACCACTGGAAGCGGTTCTGCGCGGACTGACGGTGAAAGACCCCGACATTGTTTCCTTTTGCGACGGCAAATTTTACATGGCGGCCGTGTACTTGGCCACCATTGGCGGAATAGACCGGGTGGTTTACGAGGTGCAGGCCTACGACCCGGGGGTTAATGGCTGGGTGGTGGTGATTGCGCCCACGCTCGTTGACAACGGGTCGGGCCTGAGTTGCAGCAGCCCCAACCTGGACGTCGACCGCAAGAACGGCAACGCAGTCATTACGTTTGCCGAGGGCGAAGTGTACGTTCGCGCCCTGAACATTCCGGCTCAAACGCTCTACCCCATCTCCCGCGTGACTTTTTCTTCGCCCGGGCAGCAATCGTCTCGCCAGCCCGATGTGGCCATTTTCGAAGACCAAGCCAGTCCGGGCTCCAGCGTGGTTTCGGTCATTTCTGTGTCTGAGTACACGCCCAGTGGGCCCGGCGGATTTGTGAGCCTCACCCTGGGCCAAGGCAAGTTGGCCGATGTGCAGGCCGGCGGCACCACGCCGGCCATCTACTACGCCGGTGGCTCTGCCCTGTACCCGCTCACGGACAAATTGGATTGGCCTCGTATTGCGGCGCCGTCGGCCATTTACGGCCGGCTGGACCCCGCCGACTGCCTGATTGTGGTGCGCCACAACGACAACATCGGCGGGGGCGACGAGATTCATACCCTGGCCAAGTTCTCCGCCGCCTCATCCAGCCTCATCGACCACGTCATCAGTGCGCCCCTGTTGGCGCGCACCAAGGGCAGCCAGCTCCCGGCGGTGACCTACATCGGCGATGGCGGCTTCGTGGCGTGGCAATACGACGACTCAAGCAACCGCCTGCTCAACAAAAACCTGGATGTGGTGGGCACGTGGGTGAACTGGGACGGCAGTTCCAATCTATCCGGCGGCAACCTGCAGGTGGCCAACACCCAAACGTTCGGTGCACAATTCGCGCCGAGCGTGGAAGGGCGTAACGGCGCAACCGTATACGACGGCGTGCTGGCGTGGCACGATGCGGCCAAAGCGGACTTGGCCTACAAGCCGCTGCATTGGTCGACCCCGCAGTTGCGGCCGGCCCGGTCCAGCGCGTCGGCGCCGCTCACGCCCCAAGACGCGGAAATGACCAACGGCGTAGGCGTGTACCCCAACCCGGCAGCCGCTGAAGCCACGGCGCTGGTGCAACTGGGTGCCACGGAGCTAGCCGAGACGGTGCAGGTCCTCGACTCGCGCACGGGGCGGCAAGTTGCCACCTTGCCCGTGGCCGGGCTACGGGATGGTGTCAACCGCCTGTCTCTGCCTGCGCTGCCGGCCGGCCTGTACCTGCTGCGGGTGCAAACAAGCCAAGGCGTGCGGGTTGCGCGCTTTAGCTACCTGCCGTAA
- a CDS encoding toll/interleukin-1 receptor domain-containing protein, whose translation MRTELKIKKLENLLNQADSLDGLRHDDTDFLEWKESLEGAYLQIFGEDSIQFRKLHSRIFSEFHIGNNIPNLKEKHAANYKRDMRLTVNALAESIQDLRDEMEHADASTPASLKPKPQKVFISHASLDVAIAGDLIKMLRLLGLRANQILCTSIDGYDIPLGTRNYLDFLSGEIQSGAVVIFLLSKNFYKSPTCLAEMGAAWVLGSDMIPLVIPPFSFKEVEGVIPFTQGMMVNNKTGIHKLADALGKRFELSKDRGEIWETDRDEILTAMETHIKIASAKGEQADVSDVGTPTEIINTPEGPLTLKTKFL comes from the coding sequence ATGCGTACCGAACTCAAAATCAAAAAGCTGGAGAACCTGCTGAATCAAGCTGACTCATTAGATGGGCTGCGACACGACGACACTGATTTCTTAGAGTGGAAGGAGTCGTTAGAAGGCGCTTACCTCCAGATATTCGGGGAGGACTCCATCCAGTTTCGAAAGCTTCATTCACGCATTTTTTCGGAGTTTCATATTGGCAACAACATTCCAAATCTGAAGGAGAAGCATGCGGCGAATTATAAGAGGGACATGCGTTTGACAGTGAACGCCCTTGCCGAATCGATACAAGACTTAAGGGATGAGATGGAGCATGCTGATGCATCTACACCAGCTTCTTTAAAGCCAAAGCCGCAGAAGGTGTTTATCAGTCACGCAAGTCTTGATGTTGCCATTGCCGGTGACCTGATTAAAATGCTGCGACTGCTTGGTCTGCGAGCCAACCAAATTTTGTGTACCTCCATTGACGGGTACGACATTCCGTTGGGCACCCGAAACTACCTGGATTTTCTGAGTGGCGAAATCCAAAGCGGAGCTGTTGTCATCTTTCTGTTGAGCAAGAACTTCTACAAAAGTCCTACTTGCTTGGCTGAAATGGGGGCTGCGTGGGTACTTGGCAGCGACATGATACCGCTGGTTATACCGCCATTTTCATTTAAAGAAGTCGAGGGCGTGATTCCGTTCACCCAAGGCATGATGGTCAATAACAAGACAGGCATCCACAAACTGGCCGATGCGCTGGGCAAGAGGTTCGAGTTATCGAAAGACAGGGGCGAGATATGGGAGACTGACCGGGACGAAATCTTAACGGCAATGGAGACCCACATTAAAATTGCATCAGCTAAAGGTGAACAGGCCGACGTTTCTGACGTCGGCACACCCACTGAAATTATAAACACCCCCGAGGGTCCATTGACCCTAAAGACAAAGTTTCTATAG
- a CDS encoding DNA cytosine methyltransferase, translating to MTVPKVIKHKAIDFFCGAGGMTNGFRKAGIDVIAGIDFDPECKKTYETNNIGSQFILADIKKLSFSEFTQRTKVKRNDANLIFIGCSPCQYWSKIATDKKKSEESKNLLNDFMRFVDYYNPGTVVIENVPGILTKKQESPLNDFFIFLDSKGFRYDKRIINAAHYGVPQSRKRFLLIATRVAPTVKLPAPLIGNLPVVADFIGPDKGFPVLAAGAVDSSINLHATAALSETNLLRIRMTPADGGTRMVYVDDKHLAIPSQFEKKTTFSDTYGRMRWNKPAPTITTKFVSLSNGRFGHPEQDRALSLREGAALQTFDASYQFHGTALRSIARQIGNAVPPLLAKQIAMTIIDQLS from the coding sequence ATGACTGTGCCTAAAGTAATAAAACATAAAGCAATTGACTTCTTCTGCGGAGCAGGAGGTATGACCAACGGTTTTAGGAAAGCCGGAATTGATGTCATTGCCGGCATTGACTTTGACCCGGAATGCAAAAAAACTTATGAAACGAATAACATAGGTTCACAATTTATTCTGGCTGATATTAAAAAGTTATCATTTTCTGAGTTCACACAGCGCACTAAGGTTAAAAGAAACGACGCAAATCTGATATTTATTGGATGTAGCCCTTGTCAATATTGGAGCAAGATTGCAACAGATAAAAAAAAGTCAGAAGAGTCAAAAAACCTTTTAAATGATTTCATGCGGTTTGTAGACTACTACAATCCTGGCACTGTCGTGATTGAAAATGTGCCTGGTATACTTACCAAAAAGCAGGAATCGCCCCTCAATGATTTTTTTATCTTTTTAGATAGCAAAGGGTTCCGGTATGACAAGCGTATCATTAACGCCGCACACTATGGTGTACCCCAAAGTCGCAAAAGATTTTTGTTGATTGCGACCCGTGTTGCACCAACTGTAAAACTGCCGGCTCCTCTGATTGGAAATTTACCAGTAGTTGCTGATTTTATTGGGCCTGATAAAGGCTTTCCAGTTCTTGCGGCGGGTGCCGTTGATTCAAGTATCAATCTTCACGCAACTGCTGCGCTGTCAGAAACGAACTTGCTCAGGATTCGCATGACTCCCGCTGACGGAGGGACCAGAATGGTGTACGTAGATGACAAGCATTTAGCGATACCATCTCAGTTCGAAAAAAAGACAACTTTTTCTGATACTTACGGACGAATGCGCTGGAATAAGCCTGCGCCCACCATCACGACCAAGTTTGTAAGCTTATCCAATGGCAGGTTTGGGCATCCAGAACAAGACAGGGCGTTATCTCTCAGAGAGGGAGCTGCCCTGCAAACGTTTGATGCCAGTTACCAATTTCATGGTACTGCTTTGCGGTCTATTGCTAGGCAAATTGGCAATGCAGTTCCCCCGCTTCTTGCGAAGCAAATAGCAATGACAATTATTGACCAACTTTCATAG
- a CDS encoding AAA family ATPase yields the protein MPQQEEVQRLIGNIKSAFAAGRFPNYIEYIRFPKYKNLLPDTKIQFDFPFTVFTGLNGTGKSSALHAIFGAPRGQSTGNYWFTTQVDPIHQDRKEPNCFIYGYKESGAIAEVLKTRINSKKHGPDYWEPSRPIAKYGMVKPADPALTRYPTIEKEVVYLDFRSELSAFDKYFYFGNFKISSTLNSKQAVLRKYSKYLKDAIDHESIVTVRNRRNKAPEALSATALTAISKILGKTYEECVLLSHNFYGGMEGLTAYFKTDAINYSEAYAGRGEFAVVKLVHEITEAENNSLVILDEPEVSLHPGAQIELKLYLLQQVLAKKLQVVISTHSSNFVEFLPNEAIKLFYSNDESKFVVKNSCNYLEAFSNIGIELDESRKSSILVEDKTARLILERVIDDLGADFSLAFNVRFLAGGSEMMYKTAAVYAQEGELKKFLMLDGDKRKPLFNPEDFTVAEAGNLPVLKAKLQTVTGVAFNNMGFRVDGNASGGNPTQQKAAVIQYLGFVYKNLGYLPGQIPEETIWDEEYVTKTLEANGYTVPTFDPSDYKDNILAFAELMFGDREESSNDSAKKLLIREFIRVKGEHYTNIVETLTKFKDATAA from the coding sequence ATGCCCCAGCAGGAAGAAGTTCAGCGCCTCATAGGCAACATCAAATCAGCATTCGCTGCCGGCAGATTTCCTAATTACATTGAATATATTCGGTTCCCTAAATATAAAAACCTGCTGCCTGATACTAAAATACAGTTTGACTTCCCTTTCACAGTATTTACTGGTTTGAACGGGACAGGTAAAAGTTCTGCGCTACATGCAATATTCGGGGCACCAAGAGGACAAAGCACCGGTAACTATTGGTTTACTACTCAAGTTGACCCTATTCATCAAGATAGGAAAGAGCCGAATTGCTTTATTTATGGCTACAAGGAGAGTGGGGCAATTGCTGAGGTCCTTAAAACTAGGATTAATAGTAAAAAGCACGGCCCAGATTATTGGGAGCCCTCCCGACCCATTGCTAAGTATGGTATGGTTAAACCAGCCGACCCGGCATTAACTAGGTACCCCACTATTGAGAAAGAGGTAGTATACCTTGATTTTAGGTCTGAATTGAGTGCTTTTGATAAGTATTTCTACTTTGGTAATTTTAAAATATCATCTACACTGAATAGTAAGCAAGCTGTTCTTCGCAAATATTCGAAATACCTTAAAGATGCAATTGACCATGAGTCAATAGTTACTGTTCGTAATAGAAGAAATAAAGCTCCTGAAGCACTAAGCGCTACAGCACTAACAGCAATTTCAAAAATTTTGGGCAAAACGTACGAAGAATGCGTTTTGCTAAGCCACAACTTCTACGGTGGCATGGAAGGGCTTACTGCATACTTTAAAACAGATGCAATAAACTATTCGGAAGCTTACGCTGGCAGAGGGGAATTTGCGGTTGTGAAGCTTGTTCATGAGATTACAGAGGCAGAAAACAACTCGTTGGTAATATTGGATGAGCCAGAGGTTTCATTACATCCTGGTGCACAAATTGAACTGAAGCTGTATCTTTTGCAGCAAGTATTAGCTAAAAAATTGCAAGTAGTTATATCTACGCATTCATCAAATTTTGTTGAGTTTTTGCCTAATGAAGCGATAAAGCTTTTCTATAGTAATGACGAATCAAAATTCGTTGTAAAGAATTCATGCAATTATCTTGAGGCCTTTTCTAATATTGGGATTGAGCTGGATGAAAGTAGAAAAAGCTCAATCCTGGTAGAAGATAAAACAGCGAGGCTAATCCTTGAAAGGGTTATCGATGATTTAGGCGCAGACTTCAGCTTGGCTTTTAATGTCAGATTTCTGGCCGGTGGTTCAGAAATGATGTACAAAACAGCTGCTGTTTATGCCCAAGAGGGGGAACTCAAGAAGTTCTTAATGCTTGATGGCGACAAGAGAAAGCCGTTATTCAATCCAGAGGATTTTACTGTAGCTGAAGCGGGGAATCTGCCTGTATTGAAAGCCAAGTTGCAGACCGTGACTGGTGTTGCCTTCAATAACATGGGGTTCAGAGTAGATGGCAACGCCAGCGGGGGGAATCCAACGCAGCAAAAAGCTGCTGTAATACAATACTTAGGGTTCGTTTACAAGAACTTGGGGTATTTACCAGGGCAAATCCCAGAAGAAACCATTTGGGATGAAGAGTATGTAACAAAAACCCTTGAGGCTAATGGGTACACTGTGCCCACGTTCGACCCAAGCGACTATAAAGACAACATTCTTGCTTTTGCAGAACTCATGTTTGGCGATAGAGAGGAGAGTTCTAACGATTCAGCCAAAAAACTTTTAATCAGAGAATTTATCCGAGTAAAGGGCGAGCATTACACGAATATTGTTGAAACACTTACCAAGTTTAAGGACGCTACTGCTGCATAG